A region of Verrucomicrobiota bacterium DNA encodes the following proteins:
- the ilvN gene encoding acetolactate synthase small subunit encodes MRHTISVLVENRFGVLARVAGMFSGRGFNIDSLNVAPTTDASTSRMTIVVRGDDTVLEQVTKQLNKLVDVIQIQDFRDGEYVDRELVMLRVNTDSNTRAEVMQICDIFRAKIVDVQPRGLAIEVTGNESKISKFLKLMENFGISDLTRTGKVALARVE; translated from the coding sequence ATGCGCCATACCATATCCGTCCTGGTCGAAAACCGCTTTGGGGTCTTAGCCCGAGTCGCGGGAATGTTCAGCGGACGCGGATTTAACATCGATAGTTTAAATGTCGCGCCGACCACTGATGCTTCTACCTCGCGTATGACGATCGTGGTACGGGGAGACGATACGGTGCTTGAGCAGGTGACCAAGCAGCTCAACAAGCTCGTCGACGTGATCCAGATCCAGGATTTTCGGGATGGTGAATACGTCGACCGCGAGCTGGTGATGTTGCGGGTCAACACCGACTCGAACACCCGGGCCGAGGTCATGCAGATCTGCGACATTTTCCGAGCGAAGATCGTTGATGTCCAGCCTCGCGGGCTGGCCATTGAGGTTACGGGTAACGAGAGTAAGATCAGCAAATTTCTGAAGCTGATGGAGAACTTCGGCATCAGCGATTTAACGCGGACTGGCAAGGTGGCCCTGGCCCGCGTCGAATGA
- a CDS encoding AMP-binding protein, with protein sequence MNSPLIDNAFDPNGQLSPEEDLRTSDAPVMAQTAFERWVLVDGKRASVIAGSRVVSYHELNRQAEGIAHALVEAGVCPGHFVGICLPRSVAQIAAVLGVLKAGAACLPIDATDTAKHIQLVCRDALTSFILTSATASHMLAAVSGRKMLADVLVHGPTGGGTSSCPAQEDAPAYLMYTPSPNGLPKGVVMPHRALVNLLRWHERALPRPARTLQLAPLSSDLAFQEIFSTLSAGGTLVLMDEAQRRDPKGVWNLIKAKQVERLFVPAAGLLQLAAVVDGPCRLREVITFGEQLRITPQIRRMFVLLAPCTLRNQYGPSETNAVTDYEMGGSPVDWPALPPAGKPIDRTYVTLEPIPGGRPDQGQILIAGRSLCDGYLYRPDLNAEKFVVLEDGRRYFRTGDLGGFVEDGNLQVLGRMAAK encoded by the coding sequence ATGAATTCGCCGCTTATCGACAACGCTTTCGACCCCAACGGTCAACTCTCGCCTGAGGAGGATCTTCGGACCAGTGACGCGCCCGTCATGGCGCAGACCGCATTCGAGCGCTGGGTTCTGGTGGACGGAAAACGAGCCAGCGTGATCGCGGGTTCCAGGGTGGTAAGCTATCACGAACTTAACCGCCAGGCTGAGGGCATCGCCCACGCCCTGGTCGAGGCCGGGGTTTGTCCCGGACACTTCGTGGGGATTTGCCTGCCGCGTTCGGTCGCACAGATTGCAGCGGTGCTGGGCGTATTGAAAGCCGGGGCCGCCTGTCTGCCCATTGATGCCACCGATACGGCCAAACACATTCAGCTCGTTTGCCGGGATGCGCTGACCTCGTTCATCCTGACTTCCGCGACGGCCAGCCACATGTTGGCCGCCGTATCCGGCCGGAAAATGCTGGCGGACGTGCTCGTGCATGGCCCCACGGGAGGAGGTACGTCGTCCTGTCCGGCCCAAGAGGATGCGCCTGCTTACCTGATGTATACCCCCAGTCCGAACGGACTCCCGAAAGGGGTGGTCATGCCGCATCGCGCTCTGGTCAATCTGCTGCGTTGGCATGAACGCGCCTTGCCGAGGCCGGCGCGTACCCTGCAGCTCGCCCCGCTCAGCTCGGATCTCGCGTTCCAGGAAATCTTCAGCACCTTAAGCGCGGGCGGCACGCTCGTGCTGATGGACGAGGCGCAGCGCCGTGATCCTAAAGGGGTGTGGAATCTGATCAAGGCAAAGCAGGTCGAGCGCCTGTTCGTTCCCGCTGCGGGTCTGCTGCAATTAGCCGCGGTGGTGGATGGACCGTGCCGCTTGCGCGAGGTGATAACCTTCGGTGAGCAACTGCGCATCACCCCCCAGATCCGGCGGATGTTTGTCCTGCTGGCGCCCTGCACGCTGCGTAATCAGTACGGCCCGAGCGAGACGAACGCGGTAACCGATTACGAGATGGGCGGTTCGCCGGTGGACTGGCCGGCCCTGCCGCCGGCCGGCAAGCCGATTGATCGCACCTACGTCACGCTCGAGCCCATTCCCGGCGGCCGGCCTGATCAGGGTCAGATTCTCATCGCCGGTCGATCCCTGTGCGACGGTTACCTGTACCGGCCCGATCTCAACGCGGAAAAATTCGTGGTGCTGGAGGATGGACGCCGCTATTTCCGGACCGGAGACCTGGGGGGCTTCGTTGAGGACGGCAACCTGCAGGTTCTCGGGCGCATGGCGGCGAAGTGA
- the ilvC gene encoding ketol-acid reductoisomerase: MAAKVYTDKDADLAHLQKKRCAVLGFGSQGHAHALNLKDSGVEVLVGLYPESKSIPAAKEKGFEVRPVSEVVEAADVILFATPDLKIRTIYEKEVAPKLADGKTLLFSHGFAVHFNTISIPAGTDVAMVAPKGPGHIVRRQYVENKGVPALIAVHQNPSKQAKKTALAWAKGIGATRAGVLETTFKEETETDLFGEQTVLCGGLTSLVKNGFEVLVEAGYQPEMAYFECLHELKLIVDLMYESGIAGMRFSISETAKWGDVSVGPKIVDASVKKKMAKALKDIQSGKFAKGWIGEYDAGLPEYKRLLKEGEVHPIEKVGQRLRSLMPWIAKKNLKGAQANY; the protein is encoded by the coding sequence ATGGCAGCAAAAGTTTACACCGATAAAGACGCGGACCTGGCGCACCTGCAGAAGAAGCGTTGTGCGGTCCTCGGGTTCGGGTCACAAGGACACGCCCACGCGCTTAATCTGAAGGATAGCGGCGTCGAGGTTCTCGTCGGCCTCTATCCTGAGAGTAAATCTATCCCGGCCGCGAAGGAGAAGGGGTTTGAGGTGCGGCCGGTTTCGGAGGTAGTTGAAGCGGCCGATGTGATTCTCTTTGCCACGCCGGACCTTAAGATCCGGACGATTTATGAGAAGGAGGTTGCGCCCAAGCTGGCGGACGGCAAGACGCTCCTGTTCAGTCACGGGTTCGCAGTTCACTTCAACACGATCAGCATACCGGCCGGCACCGACGTGGCGATGGTTGCTCCAAAAGGGCCGGGTCACATCGTGCGGCGGCAGTACGTCGAGAACAAAGGGGTCCCGGCCCTGATCGCGGTTCATCAAAACCCGAGCAAACAGGCCAAGAAAACGGCGCTGGCCTGGGCGAAAGGAATCGGCGCGACCCGGGCGGGCGTGCTGGAGACCACGTTCAAAGAGGAAACGGAAACCGACCTCTTCGGGGAGCAAACGGTGCTTTGCGGCGGGCTGACCTCGCTGGTCAAGAACGGTTTTGAGGTGCTGGTGGAAGCCGGTTACCAGCCGGAGATGGCCTATTTCGAGTGCCTGCACGAATTGAAGCTGATCGTGGACCTGATGTACGAGTCGGGCATCGCCGGGATGCGCTTCTCGATTTCAGAGACGGCCAAATGGGGAGACGTTTCGGTCGGACCGAAAATCGTGGATGCGTCGGTGAAGAAAAAAATGGCAAAGGCGCTCAAGGACATCCAGTCAGGCAAGTTCGCCAAAGGCTGGATCGGGGAGTATGACGCGGGGCTGCCTGAGTACAAGCGGCTGCTCAAGGAAGGAGAAGTTCATCCGATCGAAAAAGTCGGCCAGCGTCTCCGTTCGCTGATGCCCTGGATCGCGAAGAAAAATCTTAAGGGCGCTCAAGCCAACTATTGA
- a CDS encoding PAS domain-containing protein codes for MPQFPNTMDGEKLSQTEAEGISEELQTQACLYVAGAMTAEERAEYEALLERQPALLAYTTELQEVAAAVQLASLPPVQSPPPELKGRILQSIEAKLEIERFVSAYLQDPSEAAVLTDAAGFVRWVNPAFTCMCGFTLDELRGRKPGSMLQGKLTDPGGVSRLRQAILAGTPCREELINYHKDGHPYWAAIAISPLLGPDGAPRGFMAIEAELKDRPVPVDIDVDV; via the coding sequence ATGCCGCAATTTCCGAATACGATGGATGGAGAGAAGTTGTCTCAGACTGAGGCTGAAGGGATTTCAGAGGAGCTGCAAACCCAGGCCTGCCTATACGTTGCAGGTGCGATGACGGCAGAGGAACGGGCTGAGTACGAAGCTTTGCTCGAGCGGCAGCCGGCCTTGTTAGCCTATACCACTGAACTGCAGGAAGTAGCTGCCGCCGTCCAGTTGGCGTCACTTCCTCCCGTGCAAAGCCCGCCCCCGGAGCTGAAAGGGCGGATCTTGCAGTCGATTGAGGCGAAACTTGAGATCGAACGATTTGTAAGCGCCTATTTGCAGGACCCGTCGGAAGCCGCCGTCCTCACCGATGCCGCCGGGTTCGTGCGGTGGGTTAATCCTGCCTTTACCTGCATGTGCGGCTTTACCCTGGACGAATTGCGCGGCCGTAAACCCGGCTCCATGCTGCAAGGTAAATTAACTGATCCGGGCGGCGTTTCCCGGCTCCGGCAAGCCATCCTGGCCGGAACGCCGTGCCGCGAGGAACTGATTAACTACCACAAGGACGGTCACCCGTATTGGGCGGCAATCGCGATCAGTCCGCTTCTGGGACCGGACGGCGCCCCGCGCGGCTTTATGGCGATCGAAGCCGAGCTTAAAGACCGGCCGGTTCCGGTTGATATTGATGTTGATGTTTAA
- a CDS encoding PAS domain-containing protein: MKHHQTAASVPVSPQESELTLAKAICYALGGFSESERLKVEVEMERDVRLQRETVRRLETAADSFLFEPDEDAPAPSPGVKARLFRSIDALSGLETFMARFAAASDDCIVITDTDSHITWANAAFSRMCGYTLGELQGKRPGQLLHGSRTGARVLRRLRKAIRSRKIRTEEVINYHKDGHPYWVRLTICPIVDTEGKARGFISIEKELVSKPVPR, translated from the coding sequence GTGAAACATCACCAGACTGCTGCTTCTGTCCCAGTTAGCCCGCAGGAATCGGAGCTGACTCTGGCCAAGGCCATCTGTTACGCCTTGGGTGGCTTCTCGGAATCCGAACGTTTGAAGGTTGAAGTGGAGATGGAACGTGACGTTCGCTTGCAACGGGAAACTGTCCGTCGCCTGGAAACGGCCGCAGACAGTTTCCTTTTCGAACCGGACGAGGACGCGCCGGCCCCGAGCCCCGGCGTTAAAGCACGATTGTTCAGGTCGATTGATGCACTCAGCGGCTTGGAGACCTTTATGGCCCGGTTTGCGGCGGCCTCGGATGATTGCATTGTCATCACCGACACGGATAGCCATATCACCTGGGCGAATGCCGCGTTTTCAAGGATGTGCGGTTATACCCTGGGCGAACTCCAGGGCAAAAGGCCCGGCCAGCTCCTTCACGGTTCGCGGACCGGCGCCCGTGTGCTGCGCCGTTTGCGGAAAGCCATCCGGTCGCGAAAAATCCGAACCGAAGAAGTGATAAATTATCATAAAGACGGGCATCCTTACTGGGTGCGCTTGACCATTTGCCCGATCGTGGATACCGAAGGTAAGGCGCGCGGCTTCATTTCGATCGAAAAGGAGTTGGTTTCGAAACCGGTACCTCGATAG
- a CDS encoding D-alanyl-D-alanine carboxypeptidase, with protein MQCNQRLRLVLFAGNFFLLLLAGPSGLPAQSVDRPAPRAELVVSPPAAVASQVQEPGLAAAPPIRLLPFNTVAVDPPGIEGLRHYPVEAPDTVAASAMMIDAHTGQVLYSKDPDVRRPVASTQKLLTALLVAEHGSLDRYVRVAPEDCRVEPTKLGFAPGEAYTRRQLLAAMLVHSCNDAAVCLARNDAGSIAQFAERMNAKANALGATESRFVNPNGLPVPGQFSTARNMARIAYSAYRNSTLRQFMRMPGLRFTYPSGRQRYFDATNKLLLRSTMFTGMKTGYTGVSGRCLISSASDGNKDVILVQLGGTHRMLFDDAERLLMWGLGQRSGFFNVGP; from the coding sequence GTGCAGTGCAACCAGCGCTTACGTCTCGTTCTGTTTGCCGGGAACTTTTTCTTGCTTTTGCTGGCCGGACCGAGCGGCCTGCCGGCGCAGTCGGTTGACCGGCCGGCGCCGCGCGCAGAGTTGGTGGTGTCGCCGCCGGCCGCGGTCGCCTCCCAGGTTCAGGAACCCGGGTTGGCGGCCGCGCCACCCATCCGGTTGCTGCCGTTCAATACGGTCGCGGTCGATCCGCCGGGTATCGAGGGATTGAGGCATTACCCGGTGGAGGCCCCGGATACCGTGGCTGCTTCAGCGATGATGATCGATGCGCACACGGGCCAGGTGCTTTATTCTAAAGATCCCGATGTGCGGCGGCCGGTGGCCAGCACCCAGAAGCTGCTTACGGCGTTGCTGGTGGCGGAGCACGGGAGTCTGGACCGCTACGTGCGGGTGGCGCCGGAAGATTGCCGGGTGGAACCGACCAAACTGGGCTTTGCGCCGGGAGAAGCTTATACGCGCCGCCAGTTGCTTGCTGCGATGCTGGTCCACAGCTGCAACGATGCCGCCGTTTGCCTGGCCCGAAACGACGCGGGCAGCATCGCCCAGTTCGCCGAACGGATGAACGCCAAAGCCAATGCGCTGGGTGCGACCGAGAGCCGTTTTGTTAATCCAAACGGGTTGCCGGTCCCGGGCCAGTTCTCGACCGCCCGCAACATGGCGCGGATCGCTTACTCGGCTTATCGCAATTCGACCCTGCGCCAGTTTATGCGCATGCCCGGCTTAAGATTCACCTACCCCTCGGGCCGCCAACGTTATTTTGACGCCACGAATAAGCTCTTGCTGCGTTCAACCATGTTTACCGGGATGAAAACCGGTTACACGGGCGTGAGCGGCCGCTGCCTGATCTCAAGCGCTTCCGATGGGAACAAAGACGTTATCCTGGTGCAGTTGGGCGGAACGCACCGCATGTTGTTCGATGATGCCGAACGCTTGTTGATGTGGGGGCTCGGGCAGCGTTCCGGCTTCTTTAACGTCGGTCCCTGA
- a CDS encoding S9 family peptidase, translating into MFWRLLLACAVGSTFAAEPLRYPVTRKDDVIDDYHGTKVPDPYRWLEDADCSEVKTWIEDQNELTFAYLGRLPARDRFNARLTRLLDFERFSAPVHEGDRYFFLRNTGLQNQSVLLTTTSLQEEPRPLLDPNTLSADGTVALTEIAPSRDGRLLAYMLSTSGSDWAEMRVREVETGRDRPDALHGLKFTEASWTNDHRGFFYARFPAPEPGKGEMPVRNQKFYYHRLGDPQEKDRLILDAPEHPDWLFEASTTEDGRYLIVQIQHGADNYNLLYVKDLGDPLNPDLDRPFQPVIDQFTAEYRPLGVVDQRLLLLTNQDAPRSKIVSVALGTPTPSPADATGTTGVTGVMTDLVPEMGDRLERALLAGGKLVLVYLVDAKHQLRIAGLDGKPEGDIPLPSLGTIRELAGKPGRTELFYSFTSFLYPTTVYRYDLATGKNEVFHRPGIDFDPGRFETRQIFYHSKDGTRVPMFIVHSKGIKLDGSNPVYLTGYGGFNISRTPEFSTVLLAWVEKGGIFAQPNLRGGGEYGQAWHLAGTRDRKQNVFDDFYAAAETLIAEGYTNPAKLAIIGGSNGGLLVGAAVVQRPELFGAAVAQVGVMDMLRYQKFTIGWAWEPDYGVSDDPGGFTYLFRYSPLHNIKPGACYPSTLITTADHDDRVVPAHSFKFAAALQAAQGCANPVLIRVETRAGHGGGRPLTKFIDEQSDVLAFMWERVTGSE; encoded by the coding sequence ATGTTTTGGCGTCTCTTGCTGGCTTGTGCGGTCGGGTCAACCTTTGCCGCCGAACCGTTGCGCTACCCGGTAACCCGCAAGGATGATGTCATCGATGATTATCACGGGACGAAAGTGCCTGATCCTTACCGGTGGCTCGAGGACGCCGATTGCAGCGAGGTTAAAACCTGGATTGAAGACCAGAATGAACTGACGTTTGCTTACCTGGGCCGGTTGCCCGCGCGAGACCGGTTCAACGCACGCCTGACCCGGCTGCTGGACTTTGAACGGTTCTCGGCGCCGGTGCATGAAGGGGACCGCTATTTCTTCCTGCGCAACACCGGGCTGCAAAACCAAAGCGTCCTGCTTACGACCACGAGCCTGCAGGAAGAACCCCGGCCGCTGCTCGATCCGAACACGCTGTCGGCCGACGGCACGGTGGCGTTGACGGAAATCGCCCCCAGCCGTGACGGCCGCCTGCTGGCGTACATGCTCTCGACCAGCGGCTCCGACTGGGCCGAGATGCGCGTGCGCGAGGTGGAAACCGGGCGGGACCGGCCCGATGCGCTGCACGGGCTCAAGTTTACCGAAGCCAGCTGGACCAACGATCACCGGGGCTTTTTCTATGCGCGGTTTCCGGCGCCGGAGCCGGGTAAAGGAGAAATGCCGGTACGAAACCAGAAGTTTTATTACCATCGCCTGGGAGATCCGCAGGAGAAAGACCGGTTGATCCTGGATGCGCCGGAACATCCCGACTGGCTGTTCGAGGCGAGCACGACTGAAGACGGCCGTTACCTTATCGTTCAGATCCAGCACGGGGCCGACAACTATAATCTGTTGTACGTCAAAGACCTGGGAGATCCGCTGAACCCTGACCTTGACCGGCCGTTCCAACCCGTGATTGACCAATTTACGGCCGAATACCGTCCGCTCGGGGTAGTTGATCAACGGCTCCTGCTCCTCACCAATCAGGATGCGCCCAGGTCCAAAATCGTCTCCGTCGCGCTGGGGACGCCAACGCCGAGCCCGGCGGACGCGACCGGCACGACGGGCGTGACCGGCGTCATGACGGACCTGGTGCCGGAAATGGGCGACAGACTGGAGCGAGCGCTGCTGGCCGGCGGCAAGCTGGTTTTGGTTTACCTGGTGGATGCCAAACACCAGCTCCGGATCGCGGGCCTCGATGGTAAACCGGAAGGCGACATTCCGCTGCCATCGCTCGGCACGATAAGGGAATTGGCCGGCAAACCGGGCCGGACGGAACTCTTTTATTCGTTTACCTCTTTCCTTTACCCGACCACCGTCTATCGATACGACCTCGCCACGGGCAAAAACGAAGTCTTTCACCGGCCCGGCATCGATTTTGATCCGGGCAGGTTCGAGACCAGGCAGATTTTTTACCATTCGAAAGACGGGACCCGGGTGCCGATGTTCATCGTCCACTCCAAGGGTATAAAACTCGACGGCAGTAATCCCGTTTACCTCACGGGCTACGGCGGGTTTAACATTTCGCGAACGCCCGAGTTTTCGACCGTCTTGCTCGCGTGGGTGGAGAAGGGAGGCATTTTCGCCCAGCCTAACCTGAGGGGTGGGGGCGAATACGGCCAGGCATGGCACCTGGCCGGGACCCGCGACCGCAAGCAAAATGTCTTTGATGACTTTTATGCCGCTGCGGAAACGCTGATCGCCGAGGGCTACACAAACCCGGCGAAGCTGGCCATTATAGGGGGATCAAATGGGGGCTTGCTGGTCGGCGCCGCGGTGGTCCAACGCCCCGAATTGTTCGGTGCCGCCGTGGCGCAAGTGGGGGTGATGGACATGTTGCGCTACCAGAAATTCACGATCGGCTGGGCCTGGGAACCGGATTACGGCGTCTCGGACGATCCGGGCGGGTTCACCTACCTGTTCAGGTATTCCCCGTTGCACAATATCAAACCGGGCGCCTGCTACCCGTCGACCTTGATCACAACGGCTGATCATGATGACCGGGTCGTGCCGGCGCATTCGTTTAAGTTTGCGGCGGCGCTGCAGGCCGCCCAGGGATGCGCAAACCCGGTGTTGATCCGGGTCGAAACCAGGGCGGGGCACGGCGGCGGTCGACCCCTCACAAAGTTTATCGACGAACAGAGCGATGTCCTGGCGTTTATGTGGGAACGGGTAACGGGGAGCGAGTGA
- a CDS encoding HAD family phosphatase, with protein MAIFNAPIKEYAGYIFDLDGTLAHSMPVHYRAWLQAITPFGATMSEDLFYSLGGYPTRRIIEILNERCGTSMDPDLVADQKEAFYVEAITTMQAIEEVAEFARRVVARAKVAIASGGTLPVVERTLAAIGFKDFFPVILTSEQVERGKPFPDMFLEAARRMQVEPKTCLVIEDSTAGIKAAEAAGMDHVLVGRP; from the coding sequence ATGGCGATCTTCAATGCTCCAATCAAGGAATACGCCGGTTACATTTTTGACCTGGATGGAACCCTGGCCCACTCCATGCCCGTGCATTACCGGGCCTGGCTGCAGGCGATCACACCTTTCGGTGCCACGATGTCGGAGGATCTTTTCTACAGCCTGGGCGGTTATCCCACCCGGCGGATCATCGAAATCCTGAATGAACGTTGCGGCACCAGCATGGACCCGGACCTGGTGGCCGACCAGAAAGAGGCGTTTTACGTGGAGGCCATCACGACGATGCAGGCCATCGAAGAGGTCGCCGAGTTTGCCCGCCGGGTGGTGGCGCGCGCAAAAGTGGCGATTGCCTCGGGCGGCACCCTGCCGGTCGTCGAGCGCACCCTGGCGGCAATCGGCTTCAAGGACTTTTTCCCTGTGATCCTCACCAGCGAACAGGTCGAGCGCGGAAAACCGTTCCCGGACATGTTTCTGGAGGCGGCCCGGCGCATGCAGGTAGAGCCGAAGACTTGCCTGGTAATAGAAGATAGTACGGCGGGAATCAAAGCCGCCGAAGCCGCCGGAATGGACCACGTTCTCGTGGGCCGCCCCTGA